A genomic region of Eucalyptus grandis isolate ANBG69807.140 chromosome 5, ASM1654582v1, whole genome shotgun sequence contains the following coding sequences:
- the LOC104444140 gene encoding B3 domain-containing protein Os03g0120900: MIREFMDLSPRNDGYITQESYTPCAEIEKEHMFDKVVTPSDVGKLNRLVIPKQHAEKYFPLDSSTSDKGLLLNFEDRNGKPWRFRYSYWNSSQSYVMTKGWSRFVKEKKLDAGDIVSFQRGAGESGKDRLYIDWRRRPNPPEHTSVFPNLPLPHHQLSFHRSVPWGLSSLVGSAVTSSTTFLGNPYQSYGSTSNHPYGHGDIINSSNYGGSSVFLLRSSVAPRQLGIMENMEVQGGGGGGGGLLGARRGVEPVVFDSVPVVHGNKAAAKKFRLFGVNMECPDSESSEPSTSSLQPPQISATTSQYPSHELRVYDGWPLLNVPSKDKASSMSLDLEI, from the coding sequence GGAACGACGGCTACATCACACAAGAGAGCTACACCCCATGTGCCGAGATCGAGAAAGAGCACATGTTCGACAAAGTCGTGACCCCTAGCGATGTGGGCAAGCTCAACCGCCTCGTCATCCCGAAGCAGCATGCCGAGAAGTACTTCCCCCTTGACTCATCCACGAGCGACAAGGGGCTCCTCCTTAACTTTGAAGACCGAAACGGGAAGCCATGGCGGTTCCGGTACTCCTATTGGAACAGCAGCCAGAGCTATGTGATGACCAAGGGTTGGAGCCGCTTtgtgaaggagaagaagctcgATGCCGGTGATATCGTGTCATTCCAACGAGGGGCCGGCGAGTCAGGGAAGGACCGGTTATACATTGATTGGAGGAGGAGACCCAATCCGCCGGAGCACACCTCGGTCTTTCCCAATCTCCCACTTCCCCATCATCAACTCTCGTTCCACCGTTCGGTTCCGTGGGGACTATCGTCGCTCGTAGGTTCAGCCGTCACATCCAGTACTACTTTCCTTGGGAACCCTTATCAGAGCTATGGAAGCACGAGCAATCACCCTTATGGGCATGGCGACATCATAAATAGTTCGAATTATGGGGGCTCATCGGTGTTTCTCCTCAGATCGAGCGTGGCCCCACGGCAACTGGGGATAATGGAGAACATGGAGGTACAAggtggaggcggtggcggtggcggtctTCTTGGCGCCAGAAGAGGTGTCGAGCCTGTGGTGTTTGATTCGGTGCCGGTGGTCCATGGGAATAAGGCTGCTGCGAAGAAGTTTAGGCTTTTCGGCGTCAATATGGAGTGTCCCGATTCGGAGTCCAGCGAACCCAGCACATCCTCATTGCAACCCCCTCAGATTTCTGCAACTACTTCGCAGTACCCTTCGCACGAATTGAGGGTCTATGACGGGTGGCCACTTCTGAACGTACCGAGCAAAGACAAGGCATCATCCATGTCCTTGGACTTGGAAATCTGA